The following are encoded together in the Pelagicoccus enzymogenes genome:
- a CDS encoding BNR-4 repeat-containing protein, with the protein MSARNAVLLSQQGSGRATAYLESPKIVSFQGKTHVAWLDSPEEGFRVCIRTLDHASETWSEKYTIGEAQDNHGGPALTIDGEGYLHVIYYAHHHPVRYRKSLRPNDASQWSEYEPFGHNLTYPSLLCAKDGSLILTARRSYDERPWELEMWRKNPGETWQRERALVSSRHGIYSQFAASLAWGSDHETIHLATRIYEMPEDEIEQPLTTVGYMKSEDGGVTWTRSDGGEVPLPATADTMDVIASGRGIEGRILNAGSIAVGPDGRPWVPYGVRTEDSSESYLASPYGDGKWRHRQLNKYLPEELRDWALFMHGGVSFGKSGQAVVTAVAMRVQPLAPDWGDPTSELVCFLARDGGARFEGMLVGEIDADLPSWMPNMERPTGFNEMLAYPSYVYTKGVRGESLSDQLSNEVWWVPGE; encoded by the coding sequence ATGTCGGCGAGGAACGCGGTCCTGCTCTCCCAGCAAGGTTCGGGAAGGGCGACGGCCTACCTGGAATCTCCCAAGATCGTAAGCTTTCAGGGCAAGACGCATGTGGCGTGGTTGGACTCTCCGGAGGAAGGCTTTCGGGTTTGTATCCGTACTTTGGATCATGCGTCGGAGACTTGGTCGGAGAAATATACGATTGGAGAGGCTCAGGACAATCACGGCGGGCCAGCCTTGACGATTGATGGCGAGGGGTACTTGCACGTCATCTACTACGCGCACCATCACCCCGTCCGCTACCGGAAATCCTTGCGGCCCAACGACGCGTCGCAGTGGAGCGAATACGAGCCGTTCGGGCATAACTTGACCTATCCGTCGCTCTTGTGCGCCAAGGACGGGTCGCTGATCCTGACGGCGCGGCGGAGCTATGACGAGCGTCCTTGGGAGTTGGAGATGTGGCGGAAAAATCCCGGCGAGACGTGGCAGCGGGAGCGGGCCTTGGTGAGTTCGCGACATGGGATCTATTCCCAGTTCGCCGCTTCCTTGGCCTGGGGCAGCGATCATGAAACGATACACCTTGCCACTCGGATTTACGAGATGCCGGAGGATGAGATTGAGCAACCGTTGACGACGGTTGGCTACATGAAGAGCGAGGACGGGGGCGTGACTTGGACGCGCTCGGACGGCGGCGAAGTGCCTTTGCCGGCAACCGCTGACACCATGGATGTGATCGCCAGCGGGCGAGGCATCGAAGGGCGCATCCTCAATGCAGGCTCAATCGCAGTCGGGCCGGATGGCAGGCCTTGGGTTCCTTATGGCGTGCGTACCGAAGACAGCAGCGAATCGTATTTGGCGAGCCCCTACGGTGACGGGAAATGGCGTCACCGACAGCTCAACAAGTACCTGCCTGAGGAGCTGCGGGATTGGGCCCTTTTCATGCACGGCGGGGTGTCGTTCGGGAAGTCCGGGCAAGCGGTGGTGACGGCAGTTGCCATGCGGGTGCAGCCCTTGGCCCCGGATTGGGGCGACCCGACCTCGGAGCTGGTCTGCTTTCTTGCGCGAGATGGAGGGGCGCGTTTTGAAGGGATGCTGGTTGGCGAGATTGACGCTGACTTGCCCAGTTGGATGCCGAACATGGAACGGCCGACCGGGTTCAACGAAATGCTGGCGTATCCAAGTTACGTTTACACCAAGGGCGTTCGCGGCGAAAGCTTGAGCGACCAGTTGAGCAACGAAGTCTGGTGGGTGCCGGGCGAGTGA
- a CDS encoding M28 family peptidase, whose translation MKTLSLTLFLTLAGTAAFAGNGDQAVRERLMGAAFLDNQSYALLEEMTNLYGGRLAGTESNEKSLQLLEDALAANGIAHHRESFTFPGWERREDHAALVHPLQRTLRSIAMGYVDQHAPFTAELVYLGRGSDEEIPANAHGKIGLLAANVKLTQDSIQAFATENGIKGLLLTNRKNGGQLLARTANYSGDASPIPIYSVTEEEGHWLKRLIESEQKPEVRLSTQSIVKEITCDNLVATLPGKTSKKIVIGAHFDSWDLGQGALDNGLGIAQAYDITRLIHKINPENHYTIETVWFNAEEFGLFGSYAYMERHQDAEIVAMLNMDMVGNPLGANAMGFASLIPPLKEFSQGMGGLSLPKPVVNAPWLGSDHMPFINQGIPSITLNAPIDPEAVAFYHDFGDTFEKVDKEVLSKSIGILSLLTYQLANDPELDRPRLSQEETIELLKNARLDLRMKRAGIWPFPEE comes from the coding sequence ATGAAAACGCTTTCCCTTACGCTCTTCCTAACACTCGCCGGCACCGCCGCCTTCGCCGGAAACGGCGACCAAGCCGTTCGCGAACGCCTCATGGGCGCCGCCTTCCTCGACAACCAGTCCTATGCCCTGCTCGAGGAGATGACCAATCTCTACGGCGGCCGCCTCGCCGGTACCGAATCCAACGAGAAGTCCCTGCAACTCCTCGAAGACGCCCTCGCTGCAAACGGCATCGCCCACCACCGCGAATCCTTCACCTTTCCCGGTTGGGAGAGACGCGAAGACCACGCCGCCCTCGTCCACCCACTCCAGCGCACGCTCCGCTCCATCGCCATGGGCTACGTCGACCAGCACGCGCCCTTCACCGCTGAACTCGTCTACCTCGGACGCGGATCCGACGAAGAAATTCCCGCCAACGCGCACGGCAAAATCGGCCTGCTCGCCGCCAACGTGAAACTGACCCAAGACAGTATCCAAGCCTTCGCTACAGAAAACGGGATCAAGGGCCTTCTGCTCACCAACCGCAAAAACGGCGGCCAACTGCTTGCCCGCACCGCCAACTACAGCGGCGACGCCTCTCCTATTCCCATCTACTCGGTAACCGAAGAGGAAGGCCACTGGCTCAAACGTCTCATCGAAAGCGAGCAAAAACCGGAAGTCCGGCTTTCCACCCAATCCATCGTTAAAGAGATTACCTGCGACAACCTCGTCGCCACCTTGCCTGGAAAAACCTCGAAGAAGATCGTGATCGGGGCCCACTTCGACTCCTGGGACCTCGGCCAAGGCGCCTTGGACAACGGCCTCGGCATCGCCCAAGCCTACGACATCACGCGCCTCATCCACAAAATAAATCCAGAAAACCACTACACTATCGAGACCGTTTGGTTCAACGCAGAGGAATTCGGACTCTTCGGTTCCTACGCCTACATGGAGCGCCATCAAGACGCTGAGATCGTAGCCATGCTCAACATGGACATGGTGGGAAATCCTCTCGGCGCCAACGCCATGGGATTCGCTTCCCTCATCCCGCCGCTCAAGGAGTTCTCCCAAGGCATGGGCGGCCTCTCCCTGCCCAAGCCCGTAGTCAACGCGCCTTGGCTCGGCAGCGACCACATGCCCTTCATCAACCAAGGCATCCCCTCCATCACCTTGAACGCGCCTATCGACCCCGAGGCCGTCGCCTTCTACCACGACTTCGGCGACACCTTCGAAAAGGTAGACAAGGAAGTGCTTTCCAAATCCATCGGCATCCTCTCCCTTCTCACCTACCAGCTCGCGAACGATCCCGAACTCGACCGCCCTCGCCTGAGCCAAGAGGAAACCATCGAGCTGCTGAAAAACGCCCGCCTCGACCTCCGCATGAAACGAGCCGGCATCTGGCCCTTCCCCGAAGAGTAA
- a CDS encoding zinc-binding dehydrogenase, translating into MKAKAVVFTDRNTVSFQEVDCPDPAADQVLVRVTHSWISNGTEGSYLRGERVDGDTPWRPGDPHPFPIVAGYQKVGIVEWVGAQVDDLKVGDRVFASIGKIDGMFEPRGGHVSPSVCPRAAVLKLPEGVDPLAFSGLVLTQVGYNAGIRPRLKPGDGAIVVGDGLVGQWTAQMLASRGAKVVLVGRHADRLAYFKQGVTLLEAGGKWVEEVARLFPEGAQVAVDTVGSIELMDRLQGLLRRFAHLVSAGFYGPDDQLQLQPPRYKELCIDLVSGATPERLAETMELVANGTLDTLSLITHRFPVDKAAEAWKLIETKSEPVMGVILDWGVE; encoded by the coding sequence ATGAAGGCTAAAGCTGTTGTATTCACAGACCGGAACACGGTTTCTTTTCAAGAGGTAGACTGTCCCGATCCGGCGGCGGATCAGGTGCTGGTGCGGGTGACGCACAGTTGGATCAGCAACGGGACGGAAGGCTCTTACCTGCGGGGAGAAAGGGTCGATGGCGATACGCCCTGGCGGCCCGGCGACCCGCATCCCTTTCCCATCGTAGCCGGTTACCAGAAGGTCGGCATCGTGGAATGGGTCGGCGCGCAGGTGGACGACCTGAAGGTAGGCGACCGCGTTTTTGCTTCCATCGGAAAAATCGACGGGATGTTCGAGCCGCGAGGCGGGCATGTTTCGCCTTCCGTTTGCCCGCGAGCGGCGGTCCTGAAGCTTCCGGAAGGAGTGGATCCCTTAGCCTTTTCCGGACTGGTGCTTACGCAAGTGGGCTACAACGCTGGCATTCGGCCGCGCTTGAAACCCGGCGATGGAGCCATCGTGGTCGGCGATGGACTGGTGGGACAGTGGACTGCCCAAATGCTTGCATCCCGCGGGGCGAAAGTGGTTTTGGTCGGCCGGCACGCGGATCGGCTCGCTTACTTCAAGCAAGGCGTCACGCTGCTGGAAGCGGGAGGGAAGTGGGTCGAGGAAGTGGCCAGGCTTTTCCCGGAGGGCGCTCAGGTAGCGGTCGACACGGTAGGAAGTATCGAGCTGATGGATAGGTTGCAGGGCCTTTTGCGACGCTTCGCTCATCTCGTTTCGGCAGGCTTTTACGGACCAGACGACCAGCTGCAGTTGCAGCCGCCACGCTACAAGGAACTCTGTATCGATCTCGTCTCTGGAGCAACGCCGGAACGCTTGGCGGAAACGATGGAGCTCGTCGCGAATGGAACTTTGGATACGCTGTCGCTCATCACGCACCGTTTTCCAGTCGATAAGGCAGCCGAAGCATGGAAGTTGATCGAGACCAAGAGCGAACCGGTGATGGGCGTGATTTTAGATTGGGGAGTCGAATAA
- a CDS encoding heparinase II/III domain-containing protein: MMMNRRDALKVGGIALAGASLPPFPVWGGLNRGKESGRIFFEKEDIPRIRRNARTALLGSKYEEWASKGPQSVVDAWKKFEASGNIVYDLRDFWAAFERCSVVYIVEPTEEGRDALLFGFERVVALPKWDYLMDGEEDIGLMRAAMAVSRLLFAREALGDAFGDELNEGFLSVLAEKGAIPCERTILGMNQPESVAGWRYDPEHPFINEYSLENWPYFLGRTNLRGTSTMGLGLAALALRGRDSRCDQWMDTAVDSTYQVLSEFSPNGSYLEGLSYGAYALRLVLQFCEAHYRLMGDIDWAKAANWSGIIDDVAVMQAGKKSDGTPDVVNFSDASASIHPCVGSWIRERAGNEAAQHATENFAAPGYFLDFLWYRPGRSSEPPRDELKNYRTDLDWVICRSGWGAEDAVLAFRSGNPANHEHADRNSFLFKAFGERLLNDPFGAAYDRRDPKWTLRMTKAHNAILIGGRGHQYHEGEEGVNAGKAEAKILSFTDKGDHVWWTSDATHAYQLANDNVRKVLRTMVFLKPTVVVVLDQVQLAESAESIEARYFPDNRDGLAEVSRKGGNFELKRPGAILYGAFAANTPLSVTGRTLDFREDLVEGVSLEEPNELGDYPFVSAKSAPARRHELLTVLVAEQSGSGNRPELKARKSGSLWRFEANGMTGILDTRGDVPSVEIRNEG, translated from the coding sequence ATGATGATGAACAGACGAGACGCCCTCAAGGTAGGCGGAATCGCACTCGCTGGAGCGAGCTTGCCGCCGTTTCCCGTTTGGGGCGGCCTGAATCGAGGGAAGGAGTCCGGTCGCATTTTCTTCGAGAAAGAGGACATCCCGCGGATTCGTCGGAACGCGCGTACGGCGCTCCTTGGCTCGAAGTACGAAGAGTGGGCCTCTAAGGGACCGCAATCCGTGGTAGATGCTTGGAAGAAGTTCGAGGCCTCCGGCAATATCGTCTACGACTTGCGCGACTTTTGGGCCGCTTTCGAGCGTTGCTCGGTGGTCTACATCGTGGAACCGACGGAAGAAGGACGCGATGCGCTTTTGTTCGGCTTCGAGCGGGTGGTCGCTTTGCCGAAGTGGGACTACTTGATGGATGGCGAGGAGGATATTGGTTTGATGCGGGCGGCGATGGCGGTTTCGCGCCTGCTGTTTGCCCGGGAAGCCTTGGGCGACGCCTTTGGCGACGAGTTGAACGAAGGCTTCTTGTCGGTGTTGGCGGAAAAGGGAGCGATTCCATGCGAGCGTACGATCCTAGGCATGAACCAGCCTGAATCAGTCGCGGGCTGGCGCTACGATCCCGAGCACCCTTTTATCAACGAATACAGCTTGGAAAACTGGCCGTATTTTCTTGGTCGCACCAATTTGCGCGGCACCTCGACGATGGGATTGGGATTGGCAGCGCTCGCACTGCGGGGGCGTGACTCTCGTTGTGACCAATGGATGGATACAGCGGTGGACAGCACCTACCAAGTGCTAAGCGAGTTTTCTCCCAATGGTAGCTATTTGGAAGGTCTGAGTTACGGGGCCTACGCCTTGCGGCTGGTGCTGCAATTCTGCGAGGCCCACTACCGCCTGATGGGCGATATCGATTGGGCCAAGGCTGCTAATTGGTCGGGGATCATCGACGACGTGGCCGTAATGCAAGCTGGCAAGAAATCGGATGGTACGCCGGACGTCGTTAACTTCAGCGACGCGTCGGCTTCGATCCATCCCTGTGTCGGATCTTGGATACGCGAACGCGCAGGGAACGAGGCCGCTCAGCACGCGACCGAAAACTTCGCCGCTCCGGGTTATTTCCTCGATTTTCTTTGGTACAGGCCCGGACGCAGCAGCGAGCCGCCCCGTGACGAGCTGAAGAATTACCGTACGGATTTGGACTGGGTCATTTGCCGGAGCGGCTGGGGCGCGGAGGACGCAGTCTTGGCCTTTCGCAGCGGAAATCCGGCGAATCACGAACACGCGGACCGCAACAGCTTTCTTTTCAAGGCCTTCGGAGAACGTCTACTCAACGATCCCTTCGGCGCGGCCTACGACCGCCGCGACCCGAAGTGGACGCTGCGCATGACCAAGGCCCACAACGCGATTTTGATCGGCGGTCGCGGACACCAGTACCACGAAGGCGAGGAAGGGGTAAACGCCGGAAAGGCGGAAGCCAAGATCCTGTCCTTCACCGACAAGGGTGACCACGTTTGGTGGACGAGCGACGCGACGCATGCGTATCAACTTGCCAATGACAATGTACGCAAGGTCTTGCGGACTATGGTTTTTCTCAAACCGACGGTCGTTGTGGTACTAGACCAAGTACAGTTGGCCGAGTCGGCGGAGTCGATTGAGGCCCGTTACTTCCCCGACAATCGTGATGGTCTAGCGGAAGTGTCGCGAAAGGGCGGTAATTTCGAACTGAAGCGGCCGGGAGCGATCTTGTACGGCGCCTTCGCTGCGAATACTCCTTTGTCGGTAACGGGGAGGACGCTCGATTTCAGGGAAGATTTGGTGGAAGGGGTGAGCTTGGAAGAGCCGAATGAATTGGGAGACTATCCTTTTGTGTCGGCCAAGAGTGCGCCAGCTCGACGTCACGAGCTCCTGACGGTCTTGGTTGCGGAACAGTCCGGAAGTGGAAACCGCCCCGAACTCAAGGCCCGGAAGTCCGGTTCGCTTTGGCGGTTCGAGGCGAATGGAATGACAGGGATTTTGGATACGAGAGGCGACGTTCCTTCCGTGGAAATAAGAAATGAAGGCTAA
- the tdh gene encoding L-threonine 3-dehydrogenase gives MKGLVKRYARRGLWLEDVAKPEFGINDVLIRVIRTGVCGTDLHIYVWDEWAQQTIPVPMVVGHEFVGEVVEVGGNVLDFKKGDLVSGEGHVVCGLCRNCMAGRRHLCAHVKGIGVNRPGAFAEYIVLPMSNVWLHHEGVDLDIASIFDPFGNAVHTALSFPLLGEDVLITGAGPIGIMATAVARHAGARYIVVSDLNEYRLELARKMGATLAINVKERDVASTQEELGMHEGFDVGLEMSGNPKAFQDMINNMCHGGKVAMLGIPSGAMGIDWNHVVFNMLTIKGIYGREIFETWYKMSVMLQSGLDLKPVITHRFHYTEFEQAFAAMESGQSGKVILDWE, from the coding sequence ATGAAAGGGCTGGTCAAACGCTACGCGCGCCGTGGGTTGTGGCTGGAGGACGTTGCCAAGCCTGAGTTTGGCATCAACGACGTATTGATCCGCGTGATACGCACGGGCGTGTGCGGCACGGACCTGCATATCTACGTTTGGGACGAATGGGCGCAGCAGACGATACCGGTACCCATGGTGGTCGGCCACGAGTTCGTGGGCGAGGTCGTAGAGGTGGGAGGAAACGTCCTAGATTTTAAGAAAGGCGACCTCGTTAGCGGGGAAGGGCACGTGGTGTGCGGACTATGCCGCAATTGCATGGCGGGTCGGCGTCACCTTTGCGCCCACGTGAAAGGGATCGGCGTCAACCGACCGGGAGCGTTTGCCGAGTACATCGTACTGCCGATGAGCAACGTCTGGCTGCACCACGAAGGCGTCGATCTGGATATCGCCTCGATTTTCGATCCCTTTGGAAACGCGGTGCATACGGCCCTGTCGTTTCCCCTTTTAGGGGAGGATGTTTTGATCACGGGGGCGGGACCGATCGGCATTATGGCCACTGCGGTGGCGCGGCACGCGGGGGCTCGCTACATCGTGGTGTCGGACTTGAATGAATACAGGCTGGAGCTCGCTCGTAAGATGGGCGCGACCCTGGCGATCAACGTGAAGGAACGCGACGTCGCTTCCACTCAGGAGGAGCTCGGGATGCACGAGGGCTTCGACGTGGGGCTGGAGATGTCGGGCAACCCGAAGGCCTTTCAGGACATGATCAACAACATGTGCCACGGCGGTAAGGTGGCCATGTTGGGGATTCCCAGCGGAGCGATGGGCATCGACTGGAATCACGTGGTATTCAATATGTTGACGATCAAGGGCATCTACGGTCGCGAGATATTCGAGACTTGGTACAAGATGTCGGTGATGTTGCAGAGCGGCTTGGACTTGAAGCCGGTGATCACGCATCGCTTCCACTACACGGAGTTCGAGCAAGCGTTTGCGGCCATGGAGTCGGGGCAATCGGGCAAGGTCATTCTCGATTGGGAGTAA
- a CDS encoding sialidase family protein — MFKASPFAPACLALCLGLSHVAGSENARVLEHLSIYEKRDAYCAWPAIARAENGDLVVLFTRTEEHMAPNGEILLSRSTDNGQTWLPPAIVYDTPIDDRESGLTRLDDGRLLTHLRSVRFETSTYQNLPDTAYPPELIARWSDYVQKPEYQNSTALSRAWQTVSTDHGVTWSEPTPGVDSIHGGIQLQNGSLLVASYRDDGGNIGVHATPNPETPWQKVATVNCPQPETIRFGEPHILQLASGRVIMMIRATAKPYDDASPRCHLWASYSDDNGQSWTPAYQTPLWGYPPHLLQLSDGRILCSYGYRRPPFGQRACVSDDGITWKLENEFVLRDDAANKDLGYPVSIELDPGRILTVYYQPNIPAGSNPATHPPHPNRKKPGILGTVWELPLRTR; from the coding sequence ATGTTCAAAGCCTCCCCTTTCGCCCCCGCCTGCCTCGCCCTTTGCCTTGGCCTTTCGCACGTGGCGGGCAGCGAGAACGCCCGCGTGCTCGAGCACCTCAGCATCTACGAGAAACGGGACGCCTACTGCGCTTGGCCCGCCATCGCCCGGGCCGAAAACGGCGACCTCGTAGTGCTCTTCACCCGCACCGAGGAACACATGGCCCCCAACGGGGAAATCCTCCTCTCCCGCTCGACCGACAACGGCCAAACATGGCTGCCGCCCGCCATCGTCTACGACACTCCCATCGACGACCGCGAATCAGGCCTCACCCGCCTCGACGACGGGCGGCTGCTCACCCACCTGCGTTCGGTCCGCTTCGAGACTTCCACCTACCAAAATTTGCCCGACACCGCCTACCCGCCCGAGCTCATTGCCCGCTGGAGCGACTACGTGCAAAAGCCGGAATACCAAAACTCCACCGCTCTCAGCCGGGCCTGGCAAACCGTATCCACCGACCATGGCGTCACTTGGAGCGAGCCGACTCCGGGCGTGGACTCCATTCATGGCGGCATCCAGCTGCAAAACGGCAGCTTGCTCGTGGCGTCCTACCGCGACGACGGCGGAAACATCGGCGTGCACGCCACCCCGAACCCGGAAACGCCCTGGCAAAAGGTCGCCACCGTCAACTGCCCGCAACCGGAAACCATCCGCTTCGGGGAACCCCATATCCTGCAGCTCGCCAGCGGACGCGTCATCATGATGATCCGCGCCACCGCCAAGCCTTACGACGACGCTTCGCCCCGCTGCCACCTTTGGGCCAGCTACTCGGACGATAACGGCCAGAGCTGGACCCCCGCCTACCAAACGCCCCTCTGGGGCTACCCGCCGCACCTTTTGCAGCTTTCCGACGGACGCATCCTCTGTAGCTACGGCTACCGACGCCCACCCTTCGGACAACGGGCCTGCGTCAGCGACGACGGCATCACCTGGAAACTCGAAAACGAGTTCGTCCTCCGCGACGACGCCGCCAACAAGGATCTCGGCTATCCCGTATCCATAGAGCTCGACCCGGGCCGTATCCTCACCGTCTACTATCAACCGAACATTCCCGCCGGATCCAATCCGGCCACCCATCCCCCGCACCCCAACCGCAAAAAGCCCGGCATTCTCGGCACCGTGTGGGAACTCCCTTTGCGCACTAGATAA
- a CDS encoding glycine C-acetyltransferase, which produces MYGEFRDYLKSQLSELRESGLYKEEAVLESPQKVRLQVSGGREVVNFCANNYLGLAQDEAVREAATEGLRKWGYGLASVRFICGTQRLHKRLEEKLSAFLSTEDTILYSSCFDANAGLFETLLGPEDAIISDALNHASIIDGIRLCKAQRFRYRHDDMQDLERCLKEAAGARFRMVATDGVFSMDGTIANLPAICELAEKYGALVMVDDSHATGFVGKTGRGTPEHCGVGDRVDILTSTFGKALGGASGGFVSGRREIVDILRQRSRPYLFSNTLAPAIVAGTMEVLERLSRSTELRDRVVENARYFREAMAAAGFDLVAGTHPIVPIMLGDAALAVRFAERMRERGVYVVAFTYPVVPKEKARIRVQLSAAHSREDLEFAVKTFAEVKKEIGL; this is translated from the coding sequence ATGTACGGAGAGTTTAGAGACTATTTGAAGAGCCAATTGTCGGAGCTGCGGGAGAGCGGACTCTACAAGGAGGAAGCGGTGCTCGAATCGCCGCAGAAGGTTCGCTTGCAGGTAAGCGGCGGACGGGAAGTGGTCAACTTTTGCGCCAACAACTACCTCGGGCTCGCCCAAGACGAGGCGGTGCGGGAGGCCGCGACCGAAGGCCTGCGGAAGTGGGGCTACGGACTGGCGTCGGTTCGCTTCATTTGCGGGACGCAACGATTGCACAAACGGCTTGAGGAAAAGCTCAGTGCCTTTCTGTCTACGGAGGATACGATTCTGTATTCATCCTGCTTTGACGCGAACGCCGGCCTTTTCGAAACCCTGCTAGGTCCCGAGGACGCCATTATTTCCGACGCGCTGAATCACGCCAGCATCATCGACGGGATCAGGCTTTGCAAAGCCCAACGCTTCCGCTACCGCCACGACGACATGCAGGACTTGGAGCGTTGCTTGAAGGAGGCCGCAGGAGCGCGTTTTCGCATGGTTGCGACGGACGGGGTCTTTTCCATGGACGGCACGATCGCGAACTTGCCGGCGATTTGCGAGCTTGCCGAAAAGTATGGGGCCTTGGTGATGGTCGACGATTCGCATGCGACCGGATTTGTAGGCAAGACGGGACGAGGCACGCCAGAACACTGCGGCGTGGGCGATCGGGTCGATATCCTGACCAGCACCTTCGGAAAGGCTTTGGGAGGGGCCAGTGGAGGATTCGTGTCCGGGCGTCGTGAGATTGTGGATATCCTGAGGCAGCGCTCGCGGCCGTATTTGTTTAGCAATACGCTGGCGCCTGCGATTGTTGCTGGGACAATGGAAGTGCTGGAGCGATTGAGCCGGTCGACGGAGCTGCGGGATCGCGTCGTGGAAAACGCCCGTTACTTCCGCGAGGCCATGGCTGCGGCGGGATTTGACCTCGTAGCGGGGACGCACCCGATCGTGCCAATCATGCTGGGGGATGCGGCGCTAGCGGTCCGTTTCGCCGAGCGGATGCGGGAGCGGGGCGTTTACGTGGTAGCCTTTACTTATCCCGTTGTTCCAAAAGAAAAGGCGAGAATTCGCGTTCAGCTTTCGGCGGCCCATTCGCGGGAAGATCTGGAATTTGCAGTAAAGACGTTTGCGGAGGTGAAAAAGGAGATCGGTCTATGA
- a CDS encoding zinc-dependent alcohol dehydrogenase yields MKAIRYEAAGQPEWVEAPIPDPGPGQVLLKVEGVATCPQWDMHLMRGESMVPGGVIDYPTAIGHPGHEAVGIVERLGGGAEGFAVGDRVALWQDQGAGRDGCYAEYVIADTANLIAVPKNLSIEEIASLELAMCIQVSFDQILNIAPIEGKRFGVSGLGPAGLLAVQLAKAYGASEVVAFDPVEARRDLALSLGADRVLDPRDPECFPYNRFKPERLELAVDCTGLPVSVEFLMQRTREVVALFGVLREEVRFGFFHWCGALHLVGYGNQNRFAAERALQHIKSGSLKLAPLISATMPLSDYRKGIELLQKQEAIKICFTP; encoded by the coding sequence ATGAAAGCGATTCGTTACGAAGCGGCGGGACAGCCCGAATGGGTGGAGGCGCCCATTCCGGATCCCGGCCCGGGCCAAGTTCTGTTGAAAGTTGAAGGGGTGGCCACTTGCCCGCAATGGGATATGCATCTCATGCGGGGCGAGTCTATGGTTCCGGGAGGGGTTATCGATTACCCGACCGCGATCGGCCATCCAGGACACGAAGCGGTGGGCATCGTGGAACGCCTCGGCGGGGGAGCCGAGGGCTTCGCAGTGGGAGACCGGGTCGCCCTTTGGCAGGACCAGGGGGCAGGCCGCGACGGATGTTATGCAGAGTATGTTATAGCGGATACAGCGAATCTCATAGCGGTACCCAAAAACTTGAGCATCGAGGAGATCGCTTCGTTGGAGCTCGCCATGTGTATTCAAGTTTCCTTTGACCAGATCCTGAACATCGCACCGATCGAAGGAAAGCGATTCGGAGTCAGCGGGTTGGGGCCGGCCGGGCTGCTGGCGGTGCAGTTGGCCAAAGCCTATGGAGCCAGCGAGGTTGTGGCTTTCGACCCGGTGGAGGCCAGGCGAGACCTAGCCCTGAGCCTAGGTGCAGACCGAGTTTTGGACCCTCGGGATCCCGAATGCTTTCCGTATAACCGATTTAAGCCGGAGCGACTAGAGCTCGCGGTCGATTGCACGGGCTTGCCGGTTTCGGTAGAGTTTCTGATGCAGCGAACGCGCGAAGTGGTGGCCTTGTTCGGCGTATTGCGGGAGGAGGTGCGATTTGGCTTTTTCCACTGGTGTGGAGCCTTGCACCTAGTGGGCTACGGCAACCAGAATCGGTTTGCGGCGGAGCGGGCATTGCAGCATATCAAGTCAGGCTCCCTCAAGCTAGCCCCCTTGATTAGCGCCACAATGCCACTCAGCGATTACCGTAAAGGCATTGAGTTGCTGCAAAAACAGGAAGCGATCAAAATTTGTTTTACCCCATAG